The Bradyrhizobium ottawaense genome window below encodes:
- the cbbX gene encoding CbbX protein, with protein sequence MLDVPHATTTEPGETQFDLRKEAEAAGITDTLQQLEQELIGLKPVKNRVRQIASLLLIERIRQRAGLASAPPTLHMSFTGNPGTGKTTVALRMAKILHGLGFVRRGQVISVTRDDLVGQYIGHTAPKTKEILKKAMGGVLFIDEAYYLHRPDNERDYGQEAIEILLQVMENQREDLVVILAGYGERMTSFFASNPGFRSRIAHHIEFPDYAEAELLVIAELMLKERGYRFSAAAREAFEKYIALRRTQPFFSNGRSIRNAVDRIRLRQADRLVSDLDRMLDVDDLETIDPMDVLASRVFSGGADARSGKP encoded by the coding sequence ATGCTGGATGTTCCCCACGCAACGACGACTGAGCCCGGCGAGACCCAATTCGATCTCCGCAAGGAAGCCGAAGCGGCCGGGATCACCGACACGCTGCAGCAGCTCGAGCAGGAGCTGATCGGATTGAAGCCGGTGAAGAACCGCGTGCGCCAGATCGCCTCTCTGCTGCTGATCGAACGCATCCGGCAGCGCGCGGGCCTGGCATCGGCTCCGCCGACGCTGCACATGTCGTTCACCGGCAATCCCGGCACCGGCAAGACGACCGTCGCGCTGCGCATGGCCAAGATCCTGCACGGGCTCGGCTTCGTGCGGCGGGGGCAGGTGATCTCGGTGACGCGCGACGATCTCGTCGGGCAATATATCGGCCACACTGCGCCGAAGACCAAGGAGATCCTGAAGAAGGCGATGGGCGGCGTGCTGTTCATCGACGAAGCCTATTATCTGCATCGCCCCGACAACGAACGCGACTACGGTCAGGAGGCCATCGAGATCCTGCTCCAGGTGATGGAGAACCAGCGCGAAGACCTCGTCGTGATCCTCGCCGGCTATGGCGAGCGCATGACGAGCTTTTTCGCGTCCAACCCCGGCTTCCGCTCGCGCATCGCCCATCACATCGAATTCCCTGATTATGCCGAAGCCGAGCTGCTCGTCATTGCCGAGCTGATGCTGAAGGAGCGGGGCTATCGCTTCTCGGCTGCGGCCCGCGAGGCGTTCGAGAAATACATCGCGCTGCGCCGGACCCAGCCGTTCTTCTCCAATGGGCGTTCGATCCGCAACGCCGTCGACCGCATCCGCTTGCGCCAGGCCGATCGCCTGGTGTCCGACCTCGACCGTATGCTCGATGTCGACGATCTCGAAACCATCGATCCCATGGACGTCCTGGCGAGCCGTGTCTTCAGCGGCGGCGCCGATGCGCGGAGTGGAAAGCCATGA
- a CDS encoding ribulose bisphosphate carboxylase small subunit — MKLTQGCFSFLPDLTDDQIYKQVQYCLGNGWAVNIEFTDDPHPRNTYWEMWGLPMFDLQDAAGVMMELAECRRVYGNKYIRISGFDSSHGWESVRISFLVNRPPHEAEFELVRQEVGGRAIRYTTVRRPAAHAPT; from the coding sequence ATGAAACTCACTCAGGGTTGCTTTTCGTTCCTGCCGGATCTCACCGACGATCAGATCTATAAGCAGGTGCAATATTGCCTCGGCAACGGCTGGGCGGTGAATATCGAATTCACCGACGATCCTCATCCCCGCAACACCTATTGGGAGATGTGGGGCCTGCCGATGTTCGACCTCCAGGACGCCGCCGGCGTGATGATGGAGCTCGCGGAGTGCCGCAGGGTGTATGGCAACAAGTACATCCGCATCAGCGGCTTCGATTCAAGCCATGGCTGGGAATCGGTGCGGATCTCCTTCCTCGTCAATAGGCCTCCGCATGAGGCGGAGTTCGAGCTGGTGCGGCAGGAAGTCGGCGGCCGCGCGATCCGTTACACCACCGTGCGCCGGCCGGCCGCGCACGCGCCAACGTAA
- a CDS encoding form I ribulose bisphosphate carboxylase large subunit — MNAHTGTVRGKERYRSGVMEYKRMGYWEPDYTPKDTDVIALFRVTPQEGVDPIEASAAVAGESSTATWTVVWTDRLTAAEKYRAKCYRVDPVPGTPGSYFAYIAYDLDLFEPGSIANLSASIIGNVFGFKPLKALRLEDMRFPVAYVKTFQGPATGIVVERERLDKFGRPLLGATVKPKLGLSGRNYGRVVYEALKGGLDFTKDDENINSQPFMHWRDRFLYCMEAVNRAQAASGEVKGTYLNITAGTMEDMYERAEFAKELGSCIVMIDLVIGYTAIQSMAKWARRNDMILHLHRAGHSTYTRQKSHGVSFRVIAKWMRLAGVDHIHAGTVVGKLEGDPNTTRGYYDVCREDFNPTKLEHGLFFDQNWASLNKMMPVASGGIHAGQMHQLLDLLGEDVVLQFGGGTIGHPMGIAAGAIANRVALEAMILARNEGRDYVHEGPEILARAAETCTPLKAALEVWKDVTFNYQSTDTPDFVPTALETV; from the coding sequence ATGAACGCACATACCGGCACGGTCCGCGGCAAAGAGCGCTATCGCTCGGGCGTCATGGAATACAAGCGCATGGGCTATTGGGAGCCCGACTACACGCCAAAGGACACCGACGTCATCGCGCTGTTTCGCGTCACGCCCCAGGAAGGCGTTGACCCGATCGAAGCGTCCGCGGCCGTCGCCGGTGAATCTTCGACCGCGACCTGGACCGTGGTGTGGACCGATCGCCTGACCGCGGCGGAGAAATATCGCGCAAAATGCTACCGCGTCGATCCGGTGCCGGGCACGCCGGGCTCGTATTTTGCCTACATCGCCTATGACCTCGACCTGTTCGAGCCGGGTTCGATCGCGAACCTCTCGGCCTCGATCATCGGCAACGTGTTCGGCTTCAAGCCGCTCAAGGCGCTGCGGCTGGAAGACATGCGTTTCCCTGTCGCCTACGTGAAGACCTTCCAGGGACCGGCGACCGGCATCGTGGTCGAGCGCGAGCGGCTCGACAAGTTCGGCCGGCCGCTGCTGGGCGCGACCGTGAAGCCGAAGCTCGGGCTTTCAGGCCGCAACTACGGCCGCGTGGTCTACGAGGCGCTGAAGGGCGGCCTCGACTTCACCAAGGACGACGAGAACATCAACTCGCAGCCCTTCATGCACTGGCGCGACCGTTTCCTCTACTGCATGGAGGCCGTGAACCGCGCGCAGGCGGCCTCCGGCGAAGTGAAGGGCACCTACCTGAACATCACCGCCGGCACGATGGAGGACATGTACGAGCGCGCCGAGTTCGCCAAGGAGCTCGGGTCGTGCATCGTCATGATCGACCTCGTGATCGGCTACACCGCGATCCAGTCGATGGCCAAATGGGCGCGGCGCAACGACATGATCCTGCATCTGCACCGCGCCGGTCACTCGACCTATACGCGGCAGAAGAGCCATGGCGTGTCGTTCCGCGTCATCGCCAAATGGATGCGGCTCGCGGGTGTCGATCACATCCATGCCGGCACGGTGGTCGGCAAGCTGGAAGGCGACCCCAACACCACGCGCGGCTATTACGACGTCTGCCGCGAGGACTTCAACCCGACCAAGCTCGAGCATGGCCTGTTCTTCGACCAGAACTGGGCGAGCCTGAACAAGATGATGCCGGTCGCCTCCGGCGGCATCCATGCCGGCCAGATGCATCAGCTGCTCGACCTGCTCGGCGAAGACGTCGTGTTGCAGTTCGGCGGCGGCACCATCGGCCATCCCATGGGCATTGCGGCCGGTGCGATCGCCAACCGCGTGGCGCTGGAAGCGATGATCCTCGCCCGTAACGAGGGGCGCGACTACGTCCACGAAGGTCCGGAGATCCTGGCCAGGGCGGCCGAGACCTGCACGCCGCTGAAGGCTGCGCTCGAGGTCTGGAAGGACGTGACGTTCAACTATCAATCCACCGACACGCCGGACTTCGTGCCGACCGCGCTCGAAACCGTTTGA
- the fba gene encoding class II fructose-bisphosphate aldolase (catalyzes the reversible aldol condensation of dihydroxyacetonephosphate and glyceraldehyde 3-phosphate in the Calvin cycle, glycolysis, and/or gluconeogenesis): MARITLRQLLDHAASHGYAVPAFNINNMEQGIAIMQAAAEVDAPVIIQASRGARSYAGDLMLSHMIDALERTYPDIPLCMHQDHGNDEATCASAIAHGFTSVMMDGSLKADAKTAADYDYNVAITRRVVDLAHWVGASVEGELGVLGSLEHGGGEQEDGHGVEGTVSHDQLLTDPDQAVDFVRATKVDALAIAMGTSHGAYKFSRKPDGDILAMRVVEEIHRRLPNTHLVMHGSSSVPQPLQDMFNQFGGEMPQTWGVPVEEIVRGIKSGVRKVNIDTDCRLAMTAVFRKVAAQTRSEFDPRKFLKPAMDAMRELCRDRFEQFGTAGHASKIKVIPLSEMARRYRAGELDPRVDAREPVAA, encoded by the coding sequence GTGGCCCGTATCACACTTCGCCAACTGCTCGACCACGCGGCCAGCCATGGCTATGCGGTGCCGGCGTTCAACATCAACAATATGGAGCAGGGCATCGCGATCATGCAGGCGGCGGCCGAGGTCGACGCGCCCGTGATCATCCAGGCCTCGCGCGGCGCGCGCAGCTACGCCGGCGATCTCATGCTCTCGCACATGATCGACGCGCTGGAGCGGACCTATCCGGACATCCCGCTTTGCATGCACCAGGACCACGGCAATGACGAAGCGACCTGCGCGTCCGCCATCGCCCATGGCTTCACCTCCGTCATGATGGACGGCTCGCTCAAGGCCGACGCCAAGACGGCGGCCGATTACGATTACAACGTCGCGATCACCCGCCGCGTCGTCGATCTCGCCCACTGGGTCGGCGCCTCCGTCGAAGGCGAGCTCGGCGTGCTCGGCTCGCTCGAGCACGGCGGTGGCGAGCAGGAGGATGGCCACGGCGTCGAGGGTACGGTCAGCCACGACCAGCTCCTGACCGATCCCGACCAGGCGGTCGACTTCGTTCGTGCCACCAAGGTCGATGCGCTCGCCATCGCGATGGGCACCTCGCACGGCGCCTACAAGTTCAGCCGCAAGCCGGATGGCGACATCCTGGCGATGCGCGTGGTCGAGGAGATCCATCGCCGCTTGCCTAACACGCATCTGGTGATGCACGGCTCCTCGTCGGTGCCGCAGCCGCTGCAGGACATGTTCAACCAGTTCGGCGGCGAGATGCCGCAGACCTGGGGCGTGCCGGTCGAGGAGATCGTCCGCGGCATCAAGAGCGGCGTGCGCAAGGTCAATATCGACACCGACTGCCGCCTCGCGATGACGGCCGTGTTCCGCAAGGTCGCCGCGCAAACGCGTTCCGAGTTCGACCCGCGCAAATTCCTCAAACCGGCGATGGACGCGATGCGCGAGCTCTGTCGCGACCGTTTCGAGCAGTTCGGGACCGCGGGCCATGCCAGCAAGATCAAGGTCATTCCCTTGAGCGAGATGGCGCGGCGCTATCGCGCCGGCGAGCTCGATCCGCGCGTCGATGCCCGCGAGCCCGTTGCGGCCTAG
- the tkt gene encoding transketolase has translation MNISVHAEADLTAVTHNDLANAVRFLAVDAIETSQSGHPGLPMGMADVATVLFSRFLKFDSAHPNWPDRDRFVLSAGHGSMLLYALLHLTGGDVSLDDIKAFRQWGSKTPGHPEYGHTPGVEMTTGPLGQGIATAVGMALAERMANARHGDGLVDHFTYVIAGDGCLMEGLSQEALSLAGHLGLGRLIVLFDDNGISIDGPTSLATSDDQLARFAASGWSVRSIDGHDPEAIAQAIAEERETAKPSLIACRTVIGYGAPDRQGTEKAHGAPLGTEQTAAARRTLGWDYQPFVVPVTVQKAWRMIGQRGQVDRLAWLDRYECATAEQRDMFVEGKAVALPAAYALAAAKLRERFASERPKLATRQASQQVLDGIAGTIAGLVGGSADLTHSNLTHAKLQVPVKRGTFAGDYIHYGIREHGMAAAMNGLALHGGFIPYGGTFLAFSDYSRPAIRLAALMRLRVIHVMTHDSIGLGEDGPTHQPVEHLAALRVIPNLLVFRPADAVETLEAWDCALNSEDRPSVLCLSRQALPTFRSDARGRNRVAHGAYLVVSPDGGRDVTLIATGSEVSIALEAARLLATEHIRAAVVSAPCFALFEEQPNDYRATVLGTAPRVGIEAAVQGDWARWLGAEGEFVGMRGFGASAPAPVLYREFGITPQSIAEAARRAVARKRQ, from the coding sequence ATGAACATCTCGGTTCATGCCGAAGCCGACCTCACGGCGGTCACGCACAACGATCTCGCCAATGCCGTCCGCTTCCTCGCGGTCGACGCCATCGAGACCTCGCAGTCGGGTCATCCCGGCCTGCCCATGGGCATGGCCGATGTCGCAACCGTGCTGTTCTCGCGCTTCCTGAAATTCGACTCGGCGCATCCCAACTGGCCGGACCGCGACCGCTTCGTGCTGTCGGCGGGCCATGGCTCGATGCTGCTCTATGCGTTGCTGCATCTGACCGGCGGCGACGTCAGCCTCGACGACATCAAGGCATTCCGGCAATGGGGCTCGAAGACGCCGGGCCATCCGGAATATGGTCACACGCCGGGCGTCGAGATGACGACGGGGCCACTGGGGCAGGGGATCGCAACCGCGGTCGGCATGGCGCTCGCCGAGCGGATGGCCAACGCGCGACATGGCGACGGCCTCGTCGATCATTTCACCTATGTGATCGCGGGTGACGGCTGCCTGATGGAGGGCCTCAGCCAGGAAGCGCTCTCGCTCGCCGGGCATCTCGGGCTTGGCCGCCTGATCGTGCTGTTCGACGACAACGGGATCTCGATCGACGGGCCCACCTCGCTGGCGACGTCCGACGACCAGCTCGCGCGTTTCGCCGCCTCCGGCTGGTCGGTGCGCAGCATCGACGGCCACGATCCCGAAGCGATTGCGCAGGCGATCGCAGAGGAGCGGGAGACCGCCAAACCGTCGCTGATCGCCTGCCGCACCGTCATCGGCTACGGCGCGCCTGATCGGCAGGGCACGGAGAAAGCCCATGGAGCGCCGCTCGGGACCGAGCAGACCGCGGCCGCGCGCCGGACGCTGGGTTGGGATTATCAGCCCTTCGTGGTGCCTGTCACGGTCCAGAAAGCGTGGCGGATGATCGGGCAACGCGGCCAGGTCGATCGGCTCGCCTGGCTCGATCGCTATGAATGCGCGACGGCCGAGCAGCGCGACATGTTCGTCGAAGGCAAGGCGGTTGCCCTGCCGGCCGCCTACGCGCTGGCCGCGGCGAAGTTGCGCGAACGCTTTGCGTCCGAGCGTCCGAAGCTCGCGACGCGGCAGGCCTCGCAACAGGTGCTCGACGGCATCGCCGGGACGATTGCCGGCCTGGTCGGCGGCTCCGCTGACCTGACGCATTCGAACCTCACGCACGCCAAGCTGCAAGTCCCCGTCAAGCGCGGGACGTTCGCCGGCGACTACATCCACTACGGCATTCGCGAGCACGGCATGGCCGCCGCGATGAACGGCCTCGCTCTGCATGGCGGCTTCATCCCGTACGGTGGCACGTTCCTCGCGTTCTCCGATTATAGCCGGCCCGCGATCCGCCTTGCGGCCCTGATGCGGCTGCGCGTCATCCATGTGATGACCCACGATTCCATCGGCCTCGGCGAGGACGGCCCGACGCACCAGCCTGTCGAGCATCTTGCCGCGCTGCGGGTGATCCCGAACCTGCTGGTGTTCCGTCCCGCCGACGCGGTGGAGACGCTGGAAGCCTGGGATTGCGCACTCAATTCCGAAGACCGCCCCTCCGTGCTGTGCCTGTCGCGGCAGGCGTTGCCGACCTTCCGTAGCGATGCGCGCGGCAGAAACCGCGTCGCACACGGCGCCTATCTCGTCGTCTCGCCGGACGGCGGACGCGACGTGACGCTGATCGCAACCGGTTCGGAAGTGTCGATTGCACTGGAAGCCGCCCGCCTGCTTGCGACCGAGCACATTCGTGCGGCCGTGGTGTCCGCGCCTTGCTTCGCCCTGTTTGAGGAGCAGCCGAACGACTACCGCGCCACCGTGCTCGGTACCGCGCCGCGTGTCGGAATCGAGGCTGCCGTGCAGGGCGATTGGGCGCGCTGGCTCGGCGCTGAGGGCGAATTCGTCGGCATGCGCGGCTTCGGCGCCTCGGCGCCGGCGCCGGTGCTGTACCGCGAATTCGGCATCACACCGCAAAGCATTGCGGAAGCCGCCCGCCGGGCGGTCGCTCGCAAGCGACAATAA
- a CDS encoding phosphoribulokinase — protein sequence MSRKHPIISITGSSGAGTTSVKKTFEQIFFREKVNAAYIEGDAFHRYDRAEMRAQMAKEADRGNKHFSHFSPETNLFEELERAFRDYGETGTATTRHYVHDAEESALHGAAPGTFTDWKRLPENSDLLFYEGLHGAVVTDKVNVARYADLKIGVVPVINLEWIQKLHRDRSARGYSTEAVTDTILRRMPDYIHYICPQFTETDINFQRVPTVDTSNPFIARWIPTPDESMVVIRFKNPRGIDFPYLLSMLPQSWMSRANSIVCPGAKLDLAMQLILTPLIMQLIERKRSLK from the coding sequence ATGTCCAGGAAGCATCCCATCATCTCCATCACCGGCTCCTCCGGCGCCGGCACCACCTCGGTCAAGAAGACGTTCGAGCAGATATTTTTCCGCGAGAAGGTCAACGCGGCCTACATCGAGGGTGACGCCTTCCATCGCTACGACCGCGCCGAGATGCGCGCGCAGATGGCGAAGGAGGCCGATCGCGGCAACAAGCATTTCAGCCATTTCAGCCCCGAGACCAACTTGTTCGAGGAGCTGGAGCGTGCGTTTCGCGACTATGGCGAGACCGGCACCGCGACGACGCGGCATTACGTGCATGACGCCGAGGAGTCCGCGCTGCATGGCGCGGCGCCCGGCACCTTCACCGACTGGAAGCGGCTGCCGGAGAATTCGGACCTGTTGTTCTACGAGGGCCTGCATGGCGCCGTCGTCACCGACAAGGTCAATGTCGCGCGCTATGCCGACCTCAAGATCGGCGTCGTGCCGGTCATCAATCTCGAATGGATCCAGAAGCTGCACCGCGACCGCAGTGCGCGGGGTTATTCGACCGAGGCCGTCACCGACACCATCCTGCGGCGGATGCCCGACTACATCCACTACATCTGCCCGCAATTCACCGAGACCGACATCAACTTCCAGCGCGTGCCGACGGTGGACACCTCCAATCCGTTCATCGCGCGCTGGATCCCGACGCCGGACGAGTCGATGGTGGTGATTCGCTTCAAGAACCCGCGCGGCATCGACTTCCCCTATCTGCTCTCGATGTTGCCGCAGAGCTGGATGTCCCGCGCGAACTCGATCGTGTGCCCCGGCGCAAAGCTCGATCTCGCGATGCAGCTGATCCTGACGCCGCTGATCATGCAGCTGATCGAGCGCAAGCGCAGCTTGAAGTGA
- a CDS encoding class 1 fructose-bisphosphatase — protein MTGQLRLDDHLQRYSETAPHALAVAAAVDAIAAAAIEIADLIATGDLADASGLTTGRNSDGDVQRDLDVQADAILRRCLSKLPVAALASEEMREAQIGDREAKICIAIDPLDGSSNIDINMTVGTIFSILPAPDDLSLAFHQRGSAQLAAGFVTYGPQTSLVLTLGEGVDIFTLDRKAGCFRLARSGAQIAEACEEFAINASNRRHWDSPVRAFVDECLAGVDGPANHDFNMRWVGSLVAEAYRILTRGGIFLYPSDARAGYGVGRLRLTYEAHPMAMIIEQAGGSATTGRERILDLSAQSLHQRVPLIMGSSNEVRRVEELHCDPLLVASVSAPLFARRGFFRL, from the coding sequence ATGACCGGGCAATTGAGGCTGGACGACCACCTTCAACGGTATTCGGAGACCGCACCTCATGCGCTCGCCGTGGCGGCCGCGGTCGATGCCATCGCGGCAGCGGCCATTGAGATCGCTGACCTGATCGCCACCGGAGATCTCGCGGACGCCTCCGGCCTGACCACCGGCCGCAACAGCGACGGCGACGTCCAGCGCGATCTCGACGTGCAGGCGGACGCGATCCTGCGCCGCTGCCTCAGCAAGCTGCCGGTCGCCGCGCTCGCCTCGGAAGAAATGCGCGAGGCCCAGATCGGCGATCGTGAGGCGAAGATCTGCATCGCGATCGATCCGCTCGACGGCTCCTCCAACATCGACATCAACATGACGGTCGGCACGATCTTCTCGATCCTGCCCGCCCCCGATGATCTCTCGCTTGCCTTCCATCAGCGCGGCTCGGCGCAGCTCGCGGCGGGCTTCGTCACCTACGGGCCGCAGACCTCGCTGGTGCTGACGCTCGGCGAAGGCGTCGACATCTTCACGCTCGATCGCAAGGCGGGTTGCTTCCGCCTCGCGCGCAGCGGCGCGCAGATTGCCGAGGCCTGCGAGGAGTTCGCGATCAACGCGTCGAATCGCCGGCACTGGGATTCGCCGGTGCGTGCCTTCGTCGACGAGTGCCTCGCCGGCGTCGACGGGCCAGCCAACCACGATTTCAACATGCGCTGGGTCGGCTCGCTGGTCGCCGAAGCCTATCGCATCCTCACCCGTGGCGGCATCTTCCTCTATCCCTCGGACGCGCGTGCCGGCTATGGCGTCGGCCGCCTGCGTCTGACTTACGAAGCGCATCCGATGGCCATGATCATCGAGCAGGCCGGCGGCTCCGCCACGACGGGGCGCGAGCGCATCCTCGATCTCTCGGCGCAGAGCCTGCACCAGCGCGTGCCGCTGATCATGGGCTCGAGCAACGAGGTGCGCCGCGTCGAGGAACTGCATTGCGATCCGCTGCTGGTTGCCAGTGTCTCAGCGCCGCTGTTCGCGCGGCGCGGATTCTTCCGGCTGTAA
- a CDS encoding LysR family transcriptional regulator, producing MSVKEFSYNGPSHAAAQLRHLTIRQLRSLAALSAKGSVTAASGHLGLTQPAVTQQLRQLQDLAGLPLVQRTGDGMLLTEAGKEVLTLAERVEAAIMDCQGALDLLAGRTGGTVHLGAVSTAKYFVPHAIAAFSKRYPKIEIKLTIGNREEIREAMHGYDLDFAVMGRPPADVTVDVRQLGRNPHIIVARKGHWLENDSGLNLTDLVHETFLTREPGSGTRTLMEGMFQKSDLEPIIGMEMSSNETIKQAVIAGLGIAFISAHTVAHELTEGRLIVLDVAGLPIVRQWYVIRRSDKVLLPPAQAMFDFLGSEGSNYLPDVPEFGGR from the coding sequence ATGAGTGTCAAAGAATTTTCTTATAATGGCCCCAGCCATGCGGCGGCCCAGCTCCGGCATCTGACGATCCGGCAGCTGCGCTCGCTTGCGGCGCTCTCGGCCAAAGGCAGCGTGACGGCGGCGTCCGGGCATCTCGGGCTGACCCAGCCGGCCGTGACCCAGCAACTCCGGCAGCTTCAGGATCTCGCCGGCCTGCCGCTGGTGCAGCGGACCGGCGACGGCATGCTGCTGACGGAGGCGGGCAAGGAGGTCTTGACGCTGGCCGAGCGGGTCGAGGCCGCCATCATGGACTGCCAGGGCGCGCTCGACCTGCTCGCCGGGCGGACCGGCGGCACCGTGCATCTCGGCGCGGTCTCGACCGCGAAATATTTCGTGCCGCATGCGATCGCGGCGTTCTCCAAGCGGTACCCCAAGATCGAGATCAAGCTCACCATCGGCAACCGCGAGGAGATCCGCGAGGCCATGCACGGCTACGACCTCGATTTCGCGGTGATGGGTCGGCCACCGGCCGACGTCACGGTCGACGTCCGCCAGCTCGGGCGCAATCCGCACATCATCGTCGCGCGCAAGGGGCACTGGCTGGAGAACGATTCCGGCCTCAACCTGACCGACCTCGTCCACGAGACCTTCCTCACCCGCGAGCCCGGCTCGGGCACGCGGACGCTGATGGAGGGCATGTTCCAGAAGTCCGATCTCGAGCCGATCATCGGCATGGAGATGAGCAGCAACGAGACCATCAAGCAGGCCGTGATCGCCGGGCTCGGCATCGCCTTCATCTCGGCCCACACCGTGGCGCATGAGCTCACCGAGGGCCGACTCATCGTGCTCGACGTCGCGGGCCTGCCGATCGTGCGGCAATGGTACGTGATCCGCCGCAGCGACAAGGTGCTGCTGCCGCCGGCGCAGGCGATGTTCGATTTTCTGGGCTCGGAAGGGTCGAACTATCTGCCCGACGTGCCCGAGTTCGGCGGACGATGA
- a CDS encoding NAD-dependent epimerase/dehydratase family protein, producing the protein MRRVLVTGASGFVGRALLPVLTGRGFEVHGVARATQSAVAGVTWHAADLLTEAGRAHALSASRPTHLVHLAWEVRPGRYREDPVNRLWAEASIDLLSRARARGTQRILGIGSCLEYGPQSGPCEEQVSQCRPTTLYGQAKLATAEAYIAAGAAWGRVFVPFGPHEPEARLIPSLIRSLRAGLHFDCSHGGQLRDFVYVDDLAQMIAAVLDSELSGVVNLASGETRSLRSVIEHVAGLLEARHLARFGAVDATGIDAEPIIAADVRRLRGVTAGVPVVGFQEGAARDVAWWIDRQPGRG; encoded by the coding sequence ATGAGGCGGGTGTTGGTCACGGGCGCGTCCGGATTCGTCGGTCGTGCGCTGTTGCCTGTGCTGACTGGTCGCGGCTTCGAGGTGCACGGCGTCGCGCGCGCGACTCAATCGGCGGTGGCCGGTGTGACATGGCATGCGGCCGATCTCCTCACCGAAGCCGGCCGCGCACATGCGCTGTCGGCATCGCGGCCGACGCATCTCGTTCATCTCGCATGGGAGGTGCGGCCGGGCCGCTATCGCGAGGATCCCGTCAACCGGTTGTGGGCCGAGGCGAGCATTGACCTGTTGTCACGTGCGCGAGCCCGCGGCACCCAGCGCATCCTCGGCATCGGAAGCTGCCTCGAATACGGACCGCAGAGCGGCCCGTGCGAGGAGCAGGTGAGTCAATGCCGTCCCACGACACTGTACGGACAAGCCAAGCTCGCGACGGCCGAAGCCTATATCGCGGCAGGCGCCGCCTGGGGCCGCGTGTTTGTCCCGTTCGGGCCGCACGAGCCCGAGGCGCGCCTGATCCCCTCGCTGATCCGGAGCCTTCGCGCGGGACTGCATTTCGATTGCTCGCATGGCGGGCAGCTTCGCGATTTCGTCTATGTCGATGACCTCGCGCAGATGATCGCCGCCGTGCTCGACAGCGAGCTCTCCGGCGTCGTCAATCTCGCCAGTGGCGAGACGCGCAGCCTGCGCAGCGTGATCGAGCATGTCGCAGGTCTCCTCGAAGCACGCCATCTGGCCAGGTTCGGCGCCGTCGATGCAACGGGCATCGACGCCGAGCCGATCATTGCCGCCGACGTCCGCCGCCTCCGCGGCGTGACTGCAGGCGTGCCGGTCGTCGGATTCCAGGAGGGCGCCGCGCGCGATGTTGCGTGGTGGATCGACCGTCAGCCGGGGAGGGGATGA
- the rfbC gene encoding dTDP-4-dehydrorhamnose 3,5-epimerase: MKFTALALPGVVEIGIEPETDARGFFARLFDAEAFAAQGLPTHFAQHSLSHNERAGTLRGLHYQMGRPEAKLVRCVAGRAFDVIVDLRRSLPTYGQWCSVELAAGRGNAVFIPAGCAHGFQTLTEGTELMYCIDVPYDAQGAAGIRWDDPSLAIDWPLADPILSARDRALPCLA, encoded by the coding sequence ATGAAGTTCACTGCATTGGCGCTGCCAGGCGTGGTTGAAATCGGCATCGAACCGGAGACCGACGCGCGCGGATTCTTCGCCCGGCTGTTCGATGCTGAGGCCTTCGCGGCGCAGGGCCTGCCGACGCATTTCGCGCAGCACAGCCTCTCGCATAACGAGCGCGCCGGCACGCTGCGTGGCCTGCACTATCAGATGGGCCGACCGGAGGCCAAGCTGGTGCGGTGCGTTGCCGGCCGCGCGTTCGACGTGATCGTCGATCTGCGCCGGTCGCTGCCGACCTACGGACAATGGTGCTCGGTCGAGCTCGCCGCCGGCCGTGGCAATGCCGTATTCATCCCCGCCGGATGCGCGCACGGCTTCCAGACGCTCACTGAGGGCACCGAGCTGATGTATTGCATCGATGTGCCCTATGACGCGCAAGGCGCGGCCGGCATTCGCTGGGACGATCCATCGCTCGCGATCGACTGGCCGCTTGCCGACCCTATTCTGTCCGCGCGCGACCGCGCGCTGCCGTGTCTCGCATGA